From a single Candidatus Defluviilinea gracilis genomic region:
- a CDS encoding phage holin family protein — MTKFIVRLCVNAIALYLAALLLPGIALNGEPISILWLALIFGLVNALFRPLLKFLTCPLIILTLGLFTLVINTFLFWLTSVIGQSFGIMLSISDPVWWNAFLGGLVVSVVSVVLTLILKDELKGKKA, encoded by the coding sequence ATGACAAAATTTATTGTGCGACTTTGCGTCAACGCGATCGCCCTGTACCTGGCGGCATTGCTTCTGCCGGGCATCGCGCTAAACGGCGAACCCATTTCCATTCTGTGGCTCGCGCTGATCTTTGGCTTGGTCAATGCGTTGTTTAGACCGTTGCTCAAGTTCCTCACCTGTCCGCTCATCATCCTCACGCTGGGACTGTTCACCTTGGTGATCAATACCTTCCTGTTCTGGCTCACAAGCGTGATCGGGCAATCGTTCGGCATCATGCTGTCGATCAGCGACCCCGTTTGGTGGAACGCCTTTCTCGGCGGGTTGGTGGTCAGCGTGGTGAGCGTGGTATTGACGTTGATCCTGAAGGATGAGTTGAAGGGTAAAAAAGCATAG
- a CDS encoding GNAT family N-acetyltransferase: MTTITLPVKAKDHPHMRPLNMLRDLSKVADLIELCFSSAMDNDGQRYVDDMRKAGRDEGFLRWANHVAETTSMPLMGYVWEENDRIVGNASLIPFRDKGKRIHLIANVATHPDHRRHGIARALTERVMRQAREKNTTALWLHVREDNPGAVKLYEDLGFHEITRRTAWTANPDSALLAIDSDVRIVPRRADFWIQQQSWLRRVYPDVIAWYHHWSFNSLRPGFWAWLSNLFTDSEIAQWAAIQNGELAATLSSAPHGRRSASLILASAGESTAREAEAVKSLLIHARRALRYHSSLLLDFPGGELTDAIASAGFKPRRTLIWMRADATRL; this comes from the coding sequence ATGACCACGATCACCCTCCCGGTCAAAGCCAAAGACCATCCGCACATGCGGCCGCTCAATATGTTGCGCGACCTCTCGAAGGTGGCAGACTTGATCGAGTTGTGCTTCTCGAGCGCGATGGACAACGATGGTCAGCGCTACGTGGACGATATGAGGAAAGCGGGCAGGGACGAAGGCTTTTTACGCTGGGCAAACCATGTGGCAGAGACCACCTCCATGCCGTTGATGGGTTACGTGTGGGAAGAGAATGACCGCATCGTAGGCAACGCCAGCCTCATCCCCTTCCGCGACAAGGGCAAACGCATTCATCTCATTGCCAACGTGGCGACGCATCCCGATCATCGCCGCCACGGCATTGCGCGCGCGCTCACCGAACGCGTGATGCGTCAAGCCCGCGAAAAAAATACCACCGCCCTCTGGCTTCACGTGCGCGAAGACAATCCCGGCGCGGTCAAACTGTACGAAGATTTGGGATTCCACGAAATCACCCGCCGAACCGCATGGACGGCGAACCCCGACTCAGCCCTCCTCGCAATCGATTCGGATGTTCGCATTGTTCCTCGGCGCGCCGATTTCTGGATTCAACAACAAAGCTGGCTTCGCCGCGTCTACCCCGACGTGATTGCCTGGTACCACCATTGGAGTTTCAACTCCCTTCGACCGGGTTTTTGGGCGTGGCTCTCCAACCTGTTCACGGATAGCGAGATCGCGCAATGGGCGGCGATACAAAACGGGGAATTGGCCGCAACGCTCTCGTCCGCTCCGCATGGGAGGCGGTCGGCTTCCCTGATTCTTGCCTCCGCTGGCGAATCAACCGCAAGGGAGGCGGAGGCGGTGAAGTCCCTGCTCATCCACGCCCGGCGGGCTCTGCGATATCACTCGTCCCTTTTACTCGATTTTCCCGGCGGCGAGTTGACCGACGCCATCGCCTCCGCAGGCTTCAAACCCCGCCGCACGTTAATTTGGATGCGCGCGGATGCAACCCGTCTGTGA
- a CDS encoding AAA family ATPase produces the protein MRFDRFTERAQEAAQRAAEIIQRYGHNQIDTEHILLALIEQPGGVIPQILEKLSVSPEALTERLDATLRASPKANIFGGGAGQIFITPRVKRIIDLANEEANRLKDEYISTEHIFLAILTERNTPAARILESAGLTRDRVYAAVQDLRGGQRVTDPQAETRYRTLDKYSRDLTQLAREGKLDPVIGRDNEILRLIQILSRRTKNNPVLIGEAGVGKTAIVEGLAQKIANNDVPEILSGKRVVALDLGAMIAGSRFRGEFEERLKAVMEEVQRAQGDIIMMIDELHTVVGAGAAQGAMDASNMLKPALSRGELQAIGATTLDEYHKYIEKDAALERRFAPIYVEEPSVDDTIKMLQGLRDRYEAHHKVRFADDALVAAARLADRYVTDRKLPDKAIDLMDEAAAKLRVALYSMPPDLKAQKTEIEKLQAEEEQSGLNRDYERAAQKKSERLRIEEEYQEKRDKWESEHQLDEVVDVDDIASVVHQWTGIPVTQMLETESQKLLHMEARLHERIIGQEEAIHAISDAIRRARSGLKDPSRPIGSFIFIGPSGVGKTELAKALAWFMFDDEEALVRIDMSEYREQHTVSRLFGAPPGYVGYEEGGQLTEAVRRRPYRVVLFDEIEKAHPEVWNALLQILDDGRLTDGQGNVVDFRNTVLIMTSNLGTEYVRKGGTLGFLQSKATDEERDQHDKIEKALKGAFRPEFLNRIDEIIMFSPLTLEQMEEIVILQMKEVQDRLNEHNITVQLTDAARKWLAKEGYDPAFGARPLRRAIQKNVESPLSMELLGNKFKDGAAVTVDVDEKSEKIIFHTAEPVKKKSKQHAEA, from the coding sequence ATGCGATTTGACCGATTTACCGAGAGAGCCCAAGAAGCCGCCCAACGCGCCGCGGAGATCATCCAGCGCTATGGGCATAATCAAATTGATACTGAACACATCCTGCTGGCGTTGATCGAACAGCCCGGCGGGGTGATTCCCCAAATTTTAGAAAAACTTAGCGTCAGCCCCGAAGCGTTGACCGAGAGACTCGACGCGACGTTGCGCGCCAGCCCGAAAGCCAACATCTTCGGCGGCGGCGCGGGACAAATTTTTATCACGCCGCGCGTCAAGCGGATCATTGATCTTGCGAACGAGGAAGCGAACCGACTCAAAGACGAATACATTTCCACCGAACATATCTTCCTCGCCATTCTGACGGAGCGCAACACACCCGCCGCGCGGATCTTGGAATCGGCGGGACTCACGCGCGACCGCGTCTACGCCGCAGTGCAGGATTTGCGCGGCGGACAACGCGTCACCGACCCGCAGGCTGAGACGCGCTATCGCACATTGGACAAATACTCGCGCGACCTCACGCAATTGGCGCGTGAAGGCAAACTCGATCCCGTCATCGGACGCGATAATGAAATTTTGCGACTTATTCAAATCCTTTCACGCCGCACGAAGAACAACCCCGTGTTGATCGGCGAAGCGGGCGTGGGCAAGACCGCCATCGTGGAAGGTCTCGCGCAGAAGATCGCGAACAACGATGTGCCGGAGATTTTGAGCGGCAAAAGGGTGGTGGCGCTCGACTTGGGCGCAATGATCGCAGGGTCCCGATTTAGAGGCGAGTTTGAAGAGCGACTCAAAGCCGTGATGGAGGAAGTCCAGCGCGCGCAGGGCGACATCATCATGATGATCGACGAACTGCACACGGTCGTCGGCGCGGGCGCGGCTCAAGGCGCGATGGACGCGTCTAACATGCTCAAGCCCGCGCTTTCGCGTGGCGAATTGCAAGCCATCGGCGCGACGACGTTGGATGAATATCATAAGTACATCGAAAAAGACGCCGCGCTCGAACGCCGCTTCGCTCCGATCTATGTGGAGGAGCCGAGCGTGGACGATACGATCAAAATGCTTCAAGGTTTGCGCGATCGTTACGAAGCGCATCACAAAGTCCGCTTTGCGGATGATGCGTTGGTTGCCGCGGCTCGTTTGGCAGACCGCTACGTGACCGATCGAAAACTGCCCGATAAAGCCATTGACCTGATGGATGAAGCCGCCGCGAAATTGCGCGTGGCTTTGTATTCGATGCCGCCCGATCTTAAGGCGCAAAAGACTGAAATCGAAAAATTGCAAGCCGAAGAGGAACAGTCTGGCTTGAACCGCGATTACGAACGCGCCGCGCAGAAAAAATCGGAGCGATTGCGAATCGAAGAAGAGTATCAAGAGAAGCGCGATAAGTGGGAATCGGAACACCAGCTTGATGAAGTGGTGGATGTGGACGACATCGCCAGCGTGGTGCATCAATGGACGGGCATTCCCGTCACGCAAATGCTCGAAACCGAATCGCAAAAACTTCTGCACATGGAAGCGCGATTGCATGAGCGCATCATCGGGCAGGAGGAAGCCATCCACGCCATCTCCGACGCGATCCGCCGCGCGCGAAGCGGACTCAAAGACCCGTCGCGCCCGATCGGTTCGTTCATCTTCATCGGGCCATCGGGTGTCGGCAAAACGGAACTCGCCAAAGCCCTCGCGTGGTTCATGTTCGACGATGAAGAAGCGCTCGTGCGCATTGACATGTCGGAGTATCGCGAACAGCACACCGTGAGTCGACTCTTCGGCGCGCCGCCTGGATACGTCGGCTATGAGGAAGGCGGTCAACTCACCGAAGCCGTCCGCCGCCGCCCGTATCGAGTCGTCTTGTTCGATGAGATCGAGAAGGCGCATCCCGAAGTGTGGAACGCGCTGTTACAAATTTTGGATGACGGGCGTCTGACGGATGGTCAAGGCAATGTGGTGGACTTCCGCAACACGGTTCTCATCATGACCTCGAATCTGGGTACCGAATACGTGAGAAAAGGCGGCACCCTCGGCTTTTTACAATCCAAAGCCACCGACGAGGAACGCGACCAGCACGACAAGATCGAGAAAGCGTTGAAAGGCGCGTTCCGTCCTGAGTTCTTGAACCGCATCGACGAGATCATCATGTTCTCGCCGCTGACTCTCGAACAAATGGAAGAGATCGTCATCCTGCAAATGAAAGAAGTGCAAGACCGCTTGAACGAACACAACATCACTGTGCAACTCACCGACGCGGCGCGCAAGTGGCTCGCAAAGGAAGGTTACGATCCCGCGTTCGGCGCCCGCCCGTTGCGACGCGCGATCCAAAAGAATGTGGAGAGTCCGCTTTCGATGGAGTTGCTCGGCAACAAGTTCAAAGACGGCGCGGCTGTGACGGTGGATGTGGACGAGAAGAGCGAGAAGATTATCTTCCACACGGCTGAGCCAGTGAAGAAGAAAAGCAAACAGCACGCGGAGGCATAA
- a CDS encoding immune inhibitor A: MELNNNQSSNNTTKIVGGIVAILLCCACVVIAAAGYLVYQAAQNIPTDFPPPIDVFETPLPTPEIERPTTDEISTETVETLADTLVPENDPYELACRLQNICNVPTTVPGKQYKLGDQETFWVTNVDTVENFQAKATLRYVGDHIYFWIENGVKYDESDLKRLGDTFENQMYPTNREFFGSEPNPGIDNDPRIYILYVRGTGASNAGYFSTPDEYNPLVKEFSNGHEMFFFNADNMDLGAEDTYGTLAHEFQHMIHFNTDRNEASWINEGFAMVAELLNAYPIYFDYYYITDPDLNLTDWSPDPGSNGPHYGQSFLYLAYFLDRFGEDATKEMVKHPENGLASIDQTLADLNITDPQTGKVVTADDVFMDWAATMWLQNESVGDGRYHYGNYPDAPNISVSQSIDSCPQSTSGSVNQYGIDYFTINCEGDHILKFSGSTVAKLLPADAHSGKYAFWSNKGDESDMTLTREFDFTNVSAPITFSYSMWYDLETDYDYLFVEASTDGQTWQILTTPSCTNEDPSGNSYGCGYNGQTGDWQQEDVDLSQFAGKKVQIRFEYITDAAVNGEGFLLDDVRVDAAGYTSDFEADDGGWVAEGFARVENVLPQTFRLSLIVKGDTTTVTQIPVNADQTAEFPLSLKPGEEAILIVTGTTRYTRLSAAYQVEIK, translated from the coding sequence ATGGAATTAAACAACAATCAATCGTCGAACAACACGACAAAGATCGTCGGGGGCATTGTTGCCATTCTGCTTTGTTGCGCGTGCGTCGTCATTGCCGCGGCGGGCTATTTGGTCTATCAAGCGGCGCAGAATATCCCTACCGATTTTCCGCCGCCCATTGATGTCTTTGAAACCCCATTGCCCACACCGGAGATCGAACGCCCAACCACCGACGAGATCTCTACCGAGACCGTTGAAACGCTGGCAGATACGCTCGTGCCGGAGAATGATCCCTACGAACTGGCGTGTCGTTTGCAAAATATCTGCAATGTGCCTACCACTGTCCCCGGTAAGCAATACAAACTAGGCGATCAAGAAACGTTCTGGGTGACAAATGTGGATACGGTGGAAAATTTCCAAGCCAAAGCCACCTTGCGGTACGTTGGCGACCATATCTATTTCTGGATCGAGAATGGCGTGAAATACGATGAAAGCGACTTGAAGCGACTCGGCGATACCTTCGAGAATCAGATGTACCCGACCAACCGCGAATTCTTCGGCAGTGAGCCAAACCCAGGCATTGATAATGACCCCCGCATCTACATTCTGTACGTGCGCGGCACCGGCGCCTCGAACGCGGGATATTTCTCCACGCCCGATGAATACAACCCCCTCGTCAAGGAATTTTCGAACGGGCACGAGATGTTCTTCTTCAATGCCGACAACATGGATTTAGGCGCGGAAGACACCTACGGCACGCTTGCGCACGAATTCCAGCACATGATCCACTTCAACACCGACCGCAATGAAGCCTCATGGATCAACGAAGGTTTCGCGATGGTCGCCGAGCTGTTGAACGCTTATCCCATTTACTTTGACTATTACTACATTACCGATCCCGACCTTAACCTGACCGACTGGTCGCCCGACCCCGGCTCGAACGGACCTCATTATGGGCAATCCTTCCTCTACCTTGCCTACTTCCTTGATCGGTTTGGGGAGGATGCGACAAAAGAAATGGTGAAGCACCCCGAAAACGGACTCGCCAGCATCGACCAGACTCTCGCCGACCTCAACATCACCGACCCGCAAACCGGGAAGGTCGTCACTGCCGACGATGTGTTCATGGATTGGGCGGCGACCATGTGGCTCCAGAATGAATCGGTTGGCGATGGGCGCTATCACTACGGAAACTATCCCGATGCGCCGAACATCTCCGTATCGCAATCCATTGATTCGTGCCCGCAATCCACCAGCGGGTCGGTCAACCAGTACGGCATCGACTATTTCACGATCAACTGCGAGGGAGATCACATCTTGAAGTTCAGCGGCTCGACCGTGGCAAAACTCCTACCCGCCGACGCGCACTCCGGCAAATACGCGTTCTGGTCGAACAAGGGCGACGAATCGGATATGACCCTCACGCGCGAGTTTGATTTCACTAATGTCAGCGCGCCGATCACGTTCTCGTATTCGATGTGGTACGACCTCGAGACCGATTACGATTATCTCTTCGTTGAAGCCTCCACCGATGGGCAGACGTGGCAGATCCTCACCACGCCGTCCTGCACGAACGAAGACCCCTCCGGCAATTCGTACGGTTGCGGCTACAACGGTCAGACCGGCGATTGGCAGCAAGAGGATGTTGACCTTTCGCAGTTCGCCGGCAAGAAAGTGCAGATCCGATTCGAGTACATCACCGACGCGGCGGTCAACGGCGAAGGCTTCCTGTTGGACGACGTTCGAGTGGACGCGGCAGGCTACACGTCCGATTTTGAAGCGGACGACGGCGGCTGGGTCGCCGAAGGATTCGCGCGTGTCGAAAACGTTCTCCCGCAGACGTTCCGCCTGTCTCTCATCGTCAAAGGCGATACGACCACTGTGACTCAAATCCCGGTCAACGCCGACCAGACGGCTGAATTCCCGCTTTCGCTGAAACCCGGCGAAGAGGCGATCCTCATCGTGACCGGCACGACGCGCTATACAAGACTCTCCGCGGCGTATCAGGTCGAAATCAAGTAA
- a CDS encoding cupin domain-containing protein: MATAPKSEILHMADLVAYNDGSVVSRQITKADAGNVTLFAFDKEQELSEHTAPYDALAHVLDGETEIKISGKPFHLKTGDAIIMPAGEPHAVKALTRFKMLLTMIRK, from the coding sequence ATGGCTACTGCTCCAAAATCTGAAATCCTTCACATGGCTGATCTGGTCGCTTATAACGACGGTTCTGTGGTCAGCCGCCAGATCACCAAAGCGGATGCGGGTAACGTCACGTTGTTCGCTTTCGACAAAGAGCAAGAGTTGAGCGAACACACCGCGCCATACGACGCGCTCGCGCATGTGTTGGACGGCGAAACCGAGATCAAAATCTCGGGCAAGCCGTTCCACTTGAAAACGGGCGACGCGATCATCATGCCCGCCGGTGAACCTCATGCGGTGAAAGCGTTGACGCGCTTCAAGATGTTGTTGACGATGATTCGGAAGTAA
- a CDS encoding MFS transporter codes for MTDFKRIASKITFTLFIAQSFASAGFIAAAAINPILGAKLAADRSWATLPTAAYLLSGALSASAWGVIMDRIGRRNGIVSGLLIGILGNVLVLFAIQHASFLLVILGLMMMGATNSAVQLGRFAAAEVNPPDRRGRAISMVVLGGVIGTILARVSAVPMSGFVVSLGMDELAGAYATTLILFAIAAVLVFIGLRPDPRDVGKEVAKQYPSEIPHGEARPILETLRQPAAITAVTAMMLGQVVMVAIMVITSLHMEDHNHNRADIYSVISAHTFGMYAPSIISGWLLDRIGRGRMILIGALTLLLSCITAPLSPDVLPLGISLFLLGLGWNFCFVGGSTLLSDQLSPVERSRAQGTNDFLVGLASAIISLSSGFIFDASSYTMMAVIAGFLSLVPLFMALSYMRGSGVMSKQVNT; via the coding sequence ATGACAGACTTTAAACGCATTGCATCAAAGATCACCTTCACGCTCTTCATCGCGCAAAGTTTTGCGTCGGCAGGATTCATCGCCGCGGCGGCGATCAACCCCATCCTCGGCGCGAAACTTGCCGCAGACCGTTCGTGGGCAACCCTGCCGACCGCCGCCTATTTGTTGAGCGGCGCGTTATCGGCTTCGGCATGGGGCGTCATCATGGATCGCATCGGTCGGCGCAACGGGATCGTGTCCGGTTTGCTCATCGGCATTCTGGGAAATGTTCTGGTGTTGTTCGCCATCCAACATGCTTCCTTCCTGCTGGTCATCCTCGGTTTGATGATGATGGGCGCGACCAACTCGGCGGTGCAGTTAGGCCGCTTTGCCGCGGCGGAAGTGAACCCGCCGGACCGGCGCGGACGGGCGATCTCGATGGTGGTACTGGGCGGCGTGATCGGGACGATCCTGGCGCGCGTCTCCGCCGTGCCGATGAGCGGGTTCGTCGTTTCGCTTGGCATGGATGAACTCGCCGGCGCCTATGCCACCACGTTGATCTTGTTCGCCATCGCCGCCGTTCTTGTGTTCATCGGCTTGCGCCCCGATCCGCGCGATGTGGGCAAAGAAGTGGCGAAGCAATATCCATCCGAGATTCCGCACGGTGAAGCGCGACCCATTTTGGAGACTCTGCGCCAACCCGCGGCGATCACCGCCGTCACTGCGATGATGCTGGGGCAGGTGGTGATGGTGGCGATCATGGTCATCACCTCGTTACACATGGAAGACCATAACCATAACCGCGCCGACATTTACTCCGTTATTTCGGCGCACACGTTTGGCATGTACGCGCCTTCGATCATTTCAGGCTGGCTGTTGGATAGGATCGGGCGCGGCAGGATGATCTTGATCGGCGCGTTGACTCTTTTGCTATCCTGCATCACCGCCCCACTCTCACCGGATGTGTTGCCGTTGGGCATTTCGTTATTTTTGTTAGGCTTGGGATGGAATTTCTGTTTCGTTGGCGGCTCGACGTTGCTTTCCGATCAACTCTCGCCGGTGGAGCGTTCGCGCGCGCAAGGCACAAACGATTTCCTCGTCGGGCTTGCTTCGGCGATCATCAGTCTCTCCAGCGGATTCATCTTCGACGCTTCGAGTTACACAATGATGGCGGTCATCGCGGGGTTCTTGTCTCTCGTGCCGTTGTTCATGGCGTTATCGTATATGAGGGGCAGCGGGGTGATGAGTAAACAGGTAAATACGTAG
- a CDS encoding GNAT family N-acetyltransferase, which yields MDFDLQPASDLPLPDLLQTLNRGFEEYPVPIHLSLSQFIDMVRKDSIDLTASRVLFADNKPQGVALIARRGWTSRLAAMGIVIESRNRGAGSWLMEKLIREARERGDHEMTLEVIEQNDPAVHLYEKFGFQIIRRLIGLIRREAVELEDAALREIDVRDAGALISQFGLPNLPWQLSGETIAQITPPARAFHHGSAFIVLSNPDANHVVIWSVLVKPEARGNRHGSLLLKQVIANHPGKTWHVPAICPEELAVVFERACFERETLSQWQMRLPLGAST from the coding sequence ATGGATTTCGACCTCCAGCCCGCTTCAGACCTGCCTCTGCCTGATCTCCTCCAGACGCTGAATCGCGGCTTTGAAGAATACCCTGTTCCCATCCATCTCAGCCTGTCGCAGTTCATCGACATGGTCCGCAAAGACAGCATCGACCTGACCGCCAGCCGCGTTCTGTTCGCGGACAACAAACCGCAAGGCGTGGCGTTAATCGCGCGGCGCGGCTGGACGAGCCGGCTCGCGGCGATGGGCATTGTCATCGAATCGCGCAACAGAGGCGCCGGCTCATGGCTCATGGAAAAATTGATCCGCGAAGCGCGCGAACGCGGCGACCACGAAATGACGCTTGAGGTGATCGAGCAAAACGATCCGGCCGTCCATCTCTACGAAAAATTTGGGTTTCAGATCATAAGACGCTTGATCGGTTTGATCCGGCGCGAGGCGGTGGAACTCGAAGACGCCGCGCTGCGGGAGATTGACGTTCGTGATGCGGGAGCCTTGATCTCGCAATTTGGTCTGCCCAACCTGCCGTGGCAACTCTCCGGCGAGACCATCGCCCAGATCACTCCGCCCGCGCGCGCATTCCATCATGGATCCGCTTTCATTGTGCTTTCAAACCCGGATGCTAATCACGTGGTGATCTGGTCCGTGCTGGTGAAACCCGAGGCGCGCGGAAACCGTCATGGCTCTCTTCTGTTGAAACAGGTGATTGCCAATCACCCAGGCAAGACCTGGCATGTGCCGGCGATCTGCCCGGAGGAACTAGCGGTAGTGTTCGAGCGCGCCTGCTTCGAGCGCGAGACCCTCTCGCAATGGCAGATGCGCCTCCCGTTGGGCGCCTCCACCTGA